From a region of the Primulina eburnea isolate SZY01 chromosome 7, ASM2296580v1, whole genome shotgun sequence genome:
- the LOC140836260 gene encoding uncharacterized protein, protein MQLLADGDPTSLSYWLTWRVLLCVICVLASILVGSYLIWKYEGDGTSNEGCYNLSWIPCLKQIHPIFLMSFRIISFCLLLVALSCDVAVHGFELFYYYTQWTLSLCVIYFGFGSFLSIHGCFQYPKIINHGKCHVPEDMEKGLYAPLSQGAVDRGVKLSERLNHPGKSHVLLTSEFWGYLFQVLFQITAGAVTLTDVVYWCVIVPFLSIRDYEMSLLTVLVHSLGAVLLLGDTAINSLRFPWFRISYFFWWTGIYVIFQWTVHAFVSIWWPYPFLDLSRPLAPLWYLVVALMHLPCFGIFLLIVKMKHLIMSKLFPTCYQCCHNNTLQQ, encoded by the exons ATGCAGTTGCTGGCCGACGGTGATCCTACCTCCCTGAGTTATTGGTTGACATGGAGAGTATTGCTCTGTGTCATATGCGTCTTGGCATCAATTCTTGTCGGATCATATCTAATATGGAAATATGAAGGAGACGGGACAAGCAATGAGGGCTGCTATAATCTATCGTGGATCCCTTGTCTGAAACAAATTCACCCAATCTTTTTAATGTCCTTCCGGATCATCTCATTCTGTCTGCTTTTGGTTGCTCTCAGTTGTGATGTTGCTGTACATGGATTTGAATTGTTTTACTACTACACTCA GTGGACTCTCTCTTTATGTGTCATCTATTTTGGG TTTGGATCATTTCTTTCGATTCATGGATGTTTCCAGTATCCCAAAATAATTAACCACGGTAAGTGCCATGTGCCCGAGGATATGGAGAAAGGGTTGTATGCACCTCTCTCACAAGGAGCGGTCGACAGAGGAGTAAAATTATCTGAAAGATTGAACCACCCGGGAAAATCCCATGTTCTGCTGACTTCTGAATTTTGGGGTTATCTTTTTCAAGTCTTGTTTCAG ATAACAGCAGGAGCGGTAACACTAACAGATGTTGTTTACTGGTGCGTGATTGTCCCATTTCTGTCAATCAGAGATTATGAGATGAGCTTA TTGACAGTTTTAGTACATTCACTTGGGGCTGTCTTGCTTCTTGGTGACACAGCTATAAATAGTCTG AGATTTCCATGGTTTCGAATTTCCTACTTCTTCTGGTGGACGGGTATCTATGTTATTTTCCAGTGGACTGTTCATGCCTTTGTGTCAATTTG GTGGCCATATCCATTTCTTGACTTGTCAAGACCTCTAGCTCCATTGTG GTACTTGGTGGTGGCACTAATGCACCTACCATGCTTCGGAATATTTCTACTAATTGTGAAAATGAAACACTTGATCATGTCCAAGTTGTTCCCTACTTGTTATCAATGCTGCCATAATAACACTTTACAACAGTGA